The Bradysia coprophila strain Holo2 chromosome X unlocalized genomic scaffold, BU_Bcop_v1 contig_20, whole genome shotgun sequence region GTTTATGCCGAATATTAAGTTTTCTTGTTGAATTATTTTCCGAAAAAGTACTAATAATTCTTCAACTCTTCCATacaattctttcattttcatactcAATGTTGAAAATGGAAGAGAAATTTTCGGATACTATGTTAAGTCATGGGTTGCAagcattttaaaattgaaaacctAAAGAGTTTCCTTTATCACTCAGAGAAAATTTCGGAACAAAAAAAGGACTTCAAGTTCCCCAAGTCCCTGGGAAAGACGAAgtattccgaaaaaaaaacatttcttagaATTCATTCATGGTCGGTAAAGAAAATCATCTATAGATTTGAGGTGAGCGGGCCTTGGTTTTTTCAAGATCCGCCTAAGTCTAGTCCTTCCTGACTCTAGTTTTAAAACGTCTAGTTCTAAAACGCTTTTAAgggcatatttttttgaattggtaCTTTAGAGCCTCGGCCTgtctccgctatcaaaattttttctccgccaataacggatttgtcTTACATAACTCGGCGGTTCGCTGATGGTAAATTGTCAGAATATGTAAAATCGTCTAACAGCGGACGCCTCAGTTTCTATGGTGAGCGAATAAAACTTGCTGGAGACGATAGAGCGTGAAAAACTATGttttgaaaatgcagacctctgccaattgcaatagttttgtTTTACTCAGATCAAATTAACACTTTGAGGCAATAGAGGAAGGACCAATGTCTAATGCctgaaactacgattttttcttgaaactagagttttTGTAACTCAACAGACCGTTATTGGCAGAATCTGCtcttaagaaaaaaaaagtcggacagcgaaaaaaaaactccggCTGCCTACTCACCTAGGTTTCAGAGACTCCGTTGTCACTCTGATATTTTTCTCAACTTACTAAGCTGTTCCATCTGAATTTGAACTTAAACCGGATCGGTCCGAAAGGAGCGGCTAAAGTCCGGGTAACAGCGCTAGTAACAGatatatttccaaattttctcatCTCAACTGGTGAACCAACTTAAGATTGATAATTTGTAAAGGATCCAAAACtgttcgaaattttcaaaacggGTGCTACATTTCTGCTACACTATACCATGTTATATCAATACGTACATTTTCTTTCCCAGagggtaataaaattttataacatAAATTCGAAAGTAAAGTCCATTAATTTCTAaccatcaaacaaaatatatcCAATAAACACATTACCATTTTCAGTTCTTTGCGCTGGTTGAGAAtccaaaataaacaattttccagACGGAAAAacatattcaaaaaatttattacaacACTTAAAAAAACCGTAAACAAGATACGTTCACTTCATCGATCCATATGAATGCTTGTGTTTATATCTTTCCACCGGAAATCAACATCTACTCAACTCAACCAACCATATATGATCCATATAGCTGTTAATACAGAAGCACTAGATCGCGGATAGCTAGTTTATTGGATATATATGAAAAGGGAAAGAATAAATATGTATAGAAAAAGGATATTCCGGAAAAGGCGTACACAGTCGACGAAGTGCATAGAAATTATATATTATTTTCTTATAGAATTGTATTACTCGTCTATATTATTCACGTTATTGTACATATATATGTCTATCTgcaatggaaattttatgtGTCTGCTTTGTTTGCTGAAGAAATTTGATAAATCACATAGCAAATTCACAGATAGAAAATTACAGTTACACCATACACACATCCATAATATACCTATTTTGGCAAACTCTTGGTTTCTTACTCGATTGATGGATAATTTATTGTGTACGTAGAGTGAAAATGGGATTTCATTTTGAGTTTTGGTTGATTCATCTCTCAAATggattaataatttttaaatgttttcccgttatatttttgtttgcatttttaagACAATTGTGATTCATACAGAAAAGTAGCAAGGAGAAACCTGCTGGGCAGATCAGATCGCAGGCAGATGCACTTTCtcacatttaaaataaaatacgcACTCTACAACGTTTAAATAATGTTAAACCCACATTTAGTGGGGCATATTATGTGGTAGAATGTAATTTCACTTTCCCTGGacagttaaattttatttcaaatttatagcAGAGCCAAAACTGCTCGGCCCTTAAATTGCATAAGCGCGAATTCAGAAATCACGCACTAATAAGGTTCCGATCAAATTCGGCCATAACCTGAACATAACCTGAACCCTAACATAAGATTTCTGGTTCAGTTTATTCAAGTtcaacctgaacctgacctaaTTTAAGTCTCGTTTTCTGCTATCAGGTCAGAATACGATTTTCAGATCCGCATTCGATGAGTAcgcaaaaaatgtatgaagaaattctaTAAAATGTATGAAAGGTACGCTCTTGGTAGACCCCTCCTTTTTTATCAATCGATCTTACAGCCAAGGACAGCcaaaaaagtgtatttttatgattttcgtgtttatcgatttcagctgttttaacaatacaaattacaatggcaaaacagctgaaattcCGTTTTTGCgttgaaggaaaaattgaacttagTCGAATCAACATTAATTTACATTACATTAATTGAAAcacgtatagaataaaaaaaatgcacttttttgactgtcccaGGCTGTAGATTCCTTACAAATTTTTATCTGAAGTTCAAATTCAAAACCACGTCCCTCAAATGACCACTTTACACATAAATCTTCAAACAATGAAGCCAGTCAATCGCTTCACAACTCGCCTCGTTCAGCGCTCCTATTTCACCGTCTGCAACGGACAATCACTTCTTTCAGAATATGGTTCATAGTTTGAATGGCATCGATACTGCAATCGCCAtacgttaaataaatttcatttatgaagTTATTATTCGCAACAACCCTGTCCagatggaaaatatttcaacatcTTCCACATCTCCTTTCCCCCTTTAGAAAAAATAGCGAAAAATAGTAGATTGAATCCTTGTTGGGAGATTGTTATTGCCTTCGGCGCGTGctacaaacttcacactcttCATATAGAATTGTTGAAACCAGtacataatctactatttttgTGACTGTTTTACCCGCTATACCgaaactaactaactaactattTACGAATCAGTTGTAAATGGTAGTAGAGgcgaaatattcaattcaaaactTGCGTCAAATCTAATGTCACTTTTGAATCAactaaattgatttaaatttctatCATGCAGTCTGTGTCAGTATGGTGTCTACTTATGCAAATTAAAGGTTGACTATGTGGTCATACTTAATCCCCCTCTATTTGGTCTACGAATTACAAAGCGTATGGCAAATTGTATAATATAAATATGTAAGCAGTCACACAATATATTTTGTGTTATTATACCGACGATAGAAGGCAGAAGACCCTTACTTCTTTCGGTCCGGTATTTTTGGTTCAAGTGGACAGATAACGTATTAAGtaagaattaattttgtttatgcTTTCAGAAAGGGTGTAAATGTGAATGTTGTGTGTTAGAGGTTTTCGTTTCTAAAATTGATACGAGCTAGAGGGTAAAGTTGAATAACATTAAAACTCTCCACTTTGCTCTGTGTATCATATTAAGTGAATTCTTCAATAACCGAATACGATATGGGTAAATTTTTGGAACTTTATCGTTAGCATTTCAATTATAAGATGTgctgaaatgtttttgtcaatttgtttAGATATCTTTTTGAGACATATTTCTGTCAAAGAATGTGTAAAGTGGTTTTGTGCTTctcaaataaatttgctggGTTGTTgggaaatttttgcaaaacgtATTCGTCACAACAGTAAATGTGATTGGTAGTATGATTTCACCTACTGTAAAACGGGTCTAACGATGAAATTGTGGATATTCGGTATTCTTAACCACTCCGTGAAACGTTAAATTTTCACACTGAGGCTTCTAATGGGATTTCAGGAAGTGgtcaaacattcaaaaataattccattttaCCAAACAAGTAtacgtgtgagagacaaaattgaattttttcaattttttctttatttatttgacagcttgctctctcacggctctttcacggagtactttttgttgagtggagtggGCACTTacgctgaaaacaaacgagtcACTCAAAACATGTTGTtgtccttgttttcatgacgGAATTGTTgcaactgtcaaataagtgggaaatttctctatcgaaaattacaattgctgcatttgtcaatgaaaactaggaccaaaacacgttttcaatgtctcgtttgttttcatcTTTAAGTCGCATATCTTTGAcaaagcatgaaaatgatgaaaattaattcaacctCAGGAGTCCGGTAAAGAaactagtttttcaattggaccactATCTGCCGAGTGATAAGGCCTTGAAATCGTGATGTGATCAATCAACACTCTCTCGAGAGTATTGGATCAAtacgtaaaaaaaactttacacACGCTTCATGAtacgaaaacagacgaaatcacGCGCcgaaagttatcggaaacaatagtttatctcctgcaagctgatatttcatacattacgcgtttctgcatataaacacaaacacatacataaccacagcctatacgattggataattcacacataacccacctagggtaaatttactttccatctacatatttgaaaaaaaaaaattgccgaacggcggaagtgaacacgggaccagcagcatatcaaccaaacatgctgaccactacgccaacaaatcacataacgcgatgcaattgctgtcggtagtggttcgttagtcacttctacatcgatcaaataatcagagtagtcggaatgatgtgatttaaacgaaatgttgaggtggatagtatatgtgtgtgagtaagtaaataaaggattctctgtatgatgtttttttttgttgtgaatgcgttttaaaacaacatgcttaattaattaattttaaatccaaatttttgtggttatttcgctaatgtatgaaatatcagcttgcaggagataaaacattgttctaccttggtgtatatttctcgaatcacttcttatgtacaattgtatatacactcgctggcgctcgttatatacaattgtacatacgaagttattctcgaaatatacaccaaggtagaaaatgtactatttttagttctctctgaGCAGACCTTGTAAACAGGTCTAGGCATATAGATGATGTTTTACTCGCATGCGACCTGTTTTGAATTGATGtatacgaaggcggagctaACTCTCTCACTTTATTttgctctttttgtttttttctgtttttcgtaTCAAAAAGCGTGGAAAATTCTGTTGGAGAGAACACACTCAATCACAGTatgtgtgtgaattcgtatgccacgagaattatttttgcatacgTATGTATGTTGCGTCTTGACTTCGTCTCGACGAAATATTCATACATATGCAAAATAATTCTCTCGGCATACGGATTcacacgtatactgtaatttcgtggtttctcttcttatgatgaaaatatctattttccaaagtcttatcACTCGGCAGAtgttggtccaattgaaaaaactaatttctttaCTGGCCTCTTGTGATCAAGCCTCGGTATAAATATTCCTCATGCTTATGATTCATGACGGTACTTGTGTTTGCAGTTAGGTCACTATCACTTTATTTAATAAAGAGTATTACATTGTAAGGGATTTTCGATGCCAAATACGTTTAATGCGTACATCAATGCTATCGTTATATATACCAACAGTAAGGCCAATAGTATGTATCCAATTCTACGGTCCAGCTTCCATCCGTTCAACCGGAGCGATAACAAAAGTAAAACAACTGAAGATATTAGCCATATAGTTGAGTAAGTTAGGCCTACGTTGAGCGAACAGAAGAGGAAAACCATTAATGATAAATTCGAGGAACATCTTACATCTAGCAAAATATTGTGATCcttgcacaaaattttatttctagcACGAATCACAAGATATAAATTCTTTTATACCTTTGGACAAGACGTTGATATGACCGCCATAATCAATTAGTGTCGTTTGAATTAACCACTTCAGGCCAAGGCAAATGAGTATATCGAAGATAGTTGATCCAAGTGCATGTGGAATTACCATATCTCCATAACCCTCTTTGATGACAGCTATCGAACTTAGTACTTTCGGAACAGAAATACCAGCAGCAACAAATGTTAGGCGCATAACAGCATCTGGTATGCCTATTGTATAGCCAATTATTGTGATTTGCCAAACCTTTATTAATGATGTCATTAATGAAGCTCATGAACCCAATATCGAATGCTCACCATTAAGTAAGAGTAAAGCAATATCCATATGATTGACATGACAAATGTCAGCGCATACCGATTACGATATGTTCTACAGTCTGGAATTGTCAATTCGCACACATATTGGATGGGATAGGCGATGGCCCGGAATATTCTTGCTAGTAAACTGGTATTGATAGGTTTTTCCAATGGGTCAAGAATTTCGTGTGGTCCGGAATCCTTTGATGGGTGGTCAATTATTTGAGTTTCTTgattggtcactttcggttgTGAAATGGCGACAGAAGCTTGGTTTATTTGTTTAGAATTTATCGCCTGTGCCTTTCGTTTACGTGATGTGTTGATAAATACCACTGCACAATACACGATGTAGAACAAAACCATTGATACAGTTTCGTACTAAAAACATTAAACTTAATAAAATATCGTTTTGTGGCAGTGAAGATATTTACCCAAGCTATGTGGTCGTTGATGGTGACAACAAACATAGCAACAATTGAAATTAAGCAGAAGACACAATCTCGAACTAAATTTCTccaatttaaataacaaactGTTCCGGAACATAGCGCGCAAGCGGATATTAAAATAACGTTGAAGACTGTACTGCCAACAATGCCACTTGATACACTAACACCATCCTTACCCTCAAAATCGAAAAACGGTCCAATGACAGCCactgaaagaaagaaaaaaatattagctGACCACTCATTGCATTACTGTAGACATTCCCATAGAACGCATGCAAAAGAGATGCATGATGTGAGAGAAGTTCATGCGTCTACTCTCTCAAAATCTCCCATCTCTTTCACACTAAGTTTTTTATGCGTTGTCGGGAAAATATACTCACTTAAGAGTTTATAAATACTAGTTCCTACGGCCATAAACGTTGATCCTGCATCCTCAGGTGAAAGCTTCAGTTCTGTATGAaaatataggtttgttccaaggtcatacgagttgtcaaattactgtcaaatttcatccatacaCACATAATCGAACTCTATGGAcgaaatcgtgttcgttcggtcagtcaaaattcgtgtttacagttattcGGAACAAAAcctataggtctgttccaaggccaacgaattatcaaattactgtctttcatccatagagacataacctcatcaatatttatatgaaaaccgatctctgaatgaaatcgtgttcgttcaTAGTCAAAATACGTGTTAACTTGGACAATTTTAGATTGCGCTCAAGGAAATGATAACGGCAGCTCATTCGCTGACGGTGCGCCGAGTtgaccaaggttctgaaagaacaggttaagacgcTTCTGAGGTGATC contains the following coding sequences:
- the LOC119068538 gene encoding probable sodium/potassium/calcium exchanger CG1090, coding for MARSCQGRVINWALIFLIYCSIQVYSATTQGPFTEFDEISTSNVAPNIEIEKSTETTTTNTIYYVPNLLYIPRRTRCIPPDIERYPRPLIPQTWRKNGGLIVHVLVVLFTIVGLNVVCDGYFVSSIHRISEKLKLSPEDAGSTFMAVGTSIYKLLMAVIGPFFDFEGKDGVSVSSGIVGSTVFNVILISACALCSGTVCYLNWRNLVRDCVFCLISIVAMFVVTINDHIAWYETVSMVLFYIVYCAVVFINTSRKRKAQAINSKQINQASVAISQPKVTNQETQIIDHPSKDSGPHEILDPLEKPINTSLLARIFRAIAYPIQYVCELTIPDCRTYRNRYALTFVMSIIWILLYSYLMVWQITIIGYTIGIPDAVMRLTFVAAGISVPKVLSSIAVIKEGYGDMVIPHALGSTIFDILICLGLKWLIQTTLIDYGGHINVLSKGLTYSTIWLISSVVLLLLSLRLNGWKLDRRIGYILLALLLVYITIALMYALNVFGIENPLQCNTLY